From one Aspergillus fumigatus Af293 chromosome 8, whole genome shotgun sequence genomic stretch:
- a CDS encoding putative protein kinase — translation MAQMVCVNKHNEARKRPRQHLQWGSHPETHRSIGLQAAPSNSAKLCLILTVCQIFQGPVQTIKMTDHSHNNPWEPNKAIFQTMPDYVASRYYPARIGEIFKDRYQIVGKLGFGASSTVWLARDMNCRCYVTLKIFIKSASMGQQLDDELQMYKRMERGSKNHPGRSAVRSLLDSFDVDGPEDKHRCLVHPPLWDSVLTFLHRNPEQRLPAPVLAFVLKRLFLALDYLHTECQIIHADIKADNIMFGIADDSVFSEFEENELQFPCPRKELDGRTIYVSRELRMPRNWGAPVLCDFGSAVPGGTEHTEDIQPNIYRAPEVILEVPWTYSVDIWNVGCMIWNIFEGESLFTGYDPESHTYRSRAHLAEIIKLLGPPSPSLLARGKLSHKFFSDEGKPMPLSFQYPLTLSNVIDDLCAKVLSEGRIPLEKRETTLQGQDKADFLRLMLKMLQWDPANRSSARELQEDEWICKTLE, via the exons ATGGCTCAAATGGTCTGCGTAAACAAGCATAATGAGGCGAGGAAAAGGCCCAGGCAGCATTTACAATGGGGCTCACACCCAGAGACTCATAGGAGCATAGGTCTGCAAGCCGCTCCATCAAACAGCGCCAAACTCTGTCTCATACTCACTGTCTGTCAGATATTTCAAGGCCCAGTACAGACCATAAAAATGACTGATCATAGTCATAATAATCCCTGGGAGCCAAATAAGGCGATATT TCAAACAATGCCAGATTATGTTGCTTCCCGGTATTATCCGGCTCGAATAGGAGAAATATTCAAAGATCGCTATCAGATTGTAGGAAAACTGGGATTTGGAGCCAGCTCTACCGTGTGGCTTGCAAGGGACATGAA CTGCCGTTGTTATGTTACCCTCAAGATCTTTATCAAGTCTGCATCCATGGGACAGCAATTGGATGATGAGCTCCAGATGTATAAACGCATGGAGAGGGGCTCAAAGAACCATCCGGGTCGCAGTGCTGTTAGGTCGTTACTGGACTCCTTTGATGTCGACGGGCCCGAGGACAAACATCGGTGCCTCGTGCATCCTCCATTATGGGACAGTGTGTTGACCTTTCTGCACCGCAACCCGGAGCAGAGGCTACCTGCTCCGGTCCTGGCATTTGTGCTTAAGCGCCTGTTTCTGGCGCTGGACTACTTGCATACAGAATGCCAGATTATACATGCCG ACATCAAGGCCGACAACATCATGTTCGGCATCGCCGATGATTCAGTTTTTAGTGAATTTGAGGAAAATGAGCTTCAGTTTCCTTGCCCAAGGAAAGAGTTAGATGGAAGAACAATCTACGTGTCCCGGGAACTGAGAATGCCCAGGAATTGGGGTGCTCCGGTCCTATGTGACTTTGGCTCGGCCGTCCCTGGTGGCACAGAGCACACAGAAGATATTCAGCCTAATATTTATCGAGCCCCAGAGGTGATTCTGGAGGTCCCATGGACGTATAGCGTTGATATTTGGAATGTGGGATGCATG ATTTGGAACATTTTCGAGGGCGAGTCCTTATTTACTGGCTATGATCCAGAATCTCACACTTATCGAAGTCGAGCCCATCTCGCTgagatcatcaagctgcTTGGGCCTCCCTCGCCCAGTCTTCTTGCCCGAGGGAAGCTAAGCCATAAGTTCTTTTCTGACGAAGGTAAGCCAATGCCCCTGTCCTTCCAATATCCGCTCACTCTGTCCAACGTTATAGATGACTTGTGTGCCAAAGTTCTGTCAGAAGGTCGGATTCCGCTTGAGAAGAGGGAAACAACGCTCCAAGGACAAGACAAGGCGGATTTTTTGCGCCTAATGCTGAAGATGTTACAGTGGGACCCAGCCAACCGTAGCTCTGCTAGGGAACTGCAAGAGGATGAGTGGATTTGTAAGACTTTAGAGTAG
- a CDS encoding putative FMN dependent dehydrogenase — protein MANVPHTYGNEVYANGLQNIKPAISFNPPDWETQARDLLSADSYNYIWGSAGLRKTDTDNRDAFRKWALIPSRLVCADFPSLKTTVLGHEYDYPIAVAPIGVQRIFHRDGEVAAAQAASAQRVPYILSTASSTSIEDVAAASGDGARWYQLYWPPREHDEITVSLLQRAKCAGYRVLVVTLDTYILGWRPSDLNNGYNPFLRADKIGVELGFSDPVFRRRFRERHGVEVEEDMVVAAAEWAQMIFPGRSHALEEIGFLQAHWDGPIVLKGIQSVADARRAVEVGVQGIVVSNHGGRQQDGAIRSLDVLPEIVDAVGDRLEVLFDSGALALGAKMVLIGRPYAYGLPIAGEAGVSHVLRSILADLDLTLHLGGIKSVSPEHLNRSVLRRVR, from the exons ATGGCAAACGTCCCGCACACCTACGGCAACGAAGTCTACGCCAACGGCCTCCAGAACATCAAACCGGCCATCAGCTTCAACCCGCCCGACTGGGAAACCCAGGCCCGAgacctcctctccgccgaCAGCTACAACTACATCTGGGGCTCCGCCGGCCTCCGCAAAACCGACACCGACAACCGCGATGCCTTCCGCAAATGGGCCCTCATCCCGTCACGCCTCGTCTGCGCCGACTTCCCCTCCCTGAAAACCACCGTGCTCGGCCATGAATACGACTACCCCATCGCCGTCGCGCCCATCGGCGTCCAGCGCATTTTCCACCGCGACGGGGAGGTCGCGGCCGCGCAGGCTGCAAGCGCGCAGCGAGTCCCGTATATTCTGAGCACGGCCTCGTCGACGAGCATCGAGGATGTCGCGGCGGCGAGCGGCGACGGGGCGCGCTGGTACCAGCTCTACTGGCCGCCGCGCGAGCACGATGAGATTACGGTGAGTTTGCTTCAGAGGGCCAAGTGCGCGGGGTATAGAGTGTTAGTCGTCACGCTCGACACGTACATCCTGGGCTGGCGGCCGTCGGATCTGAATAACGGATATAACCCGTTTCTGCGGGCAGACAAGATCGGCGTCGAGCTAGGGTTTTCGGATCCGGTGTTCCGAAGGCGGTTTCGGGAGAGGCATGGGgtggaggtcgaggaggatatggtTGTCGCAGCGGCGGAGTGGGCGCAGATGATCTTCCCTGGGCGGAGCCACgcgttggaggagattgGGTTCTTGCAGGCGCATTGGGACGGGCCGATAGTGTTGAAGGGGATCCAGAGCGTGGCGGATGCGCGGCGGGCGGTGGAGGTCGGGGTTCAGGGGATTGTGGTGTCGAATCATGGGGGCCGGCAGCAGGATGGGGCCATCAGGTCGCTTGATGTGCTGCCGGAGATTGTGGATGCGGTGGGAGACCGGTTGGAGGTGCTGTTTGATTCGGGGG CGCTGGCGCTCGGGGCGAAGATGGTGCTGATCGGGCGGCCGTATGCGTATGGACTGCCTATTGCGGGCGAGGCGGGTGTCTCGCATGTCCTGCGAAGTATCCTTGCGGATCTGGATCTCACTCTGCACCTTGGGGGGATCAAGTCGGTGTCTCCTGAACATCTCAATAGATCAGTCCTGCGCCGAGTGAGGTAG
- a CDS encoding putative C6 transcription factor, with translation MSSPRQNGVQTSCEPCRRSKLRCDYSTPTCQRCLRRGKSDVCVYHPSPMTRSWYSDPVSSPHTPASSDNNWDKKIQSVPPPGSSRLTSYSGVSSEIDEHLNEIFAPLATLEHGGTGSSPKQVQLGARLLLTLFGNLSFYETITENRSDNSPEGCVVGQQLVRMIFRALKDNHKLLANGQDAEDRYYENLLGWSQKLFAETSQSIEVGPSTTPEEYLRCVSNRWEGIALVFSVAGQGALLEREWKSVSQSVAAAPADQRSLGVFAATASDACLQLCDGSGVIHDPLGWLLYQHTHLLTLIYGNNDYRAWRALSQLSTVVFSLGLNQAKVNARMPFFLVELRKRLMAGAYIMDKQLATCLGRPPQIIWRYCDVQLPLDLRYDEILADPATRDAATNRLDATGWNSQGIIQTAQWMRVSLLVSSIREQILELSLSRCVDDLARKTKQVSDNSRKTWDELPGFLRWRPGSASSGDSGSLLIPLYLDFLYNDFLLARLLVKRLQTEADSLINVSQAILGTVLELIGRELASGTGTCSIGWNASSFGIPAAGVLAIELLRQRDGSSRPTPSTLRRPEAIQNLSVFASYLQFVVFPHEGNYEICQRARRILGRILNQILSPNPPPFPSRLPADAVVADWLNGESILLDDGTNLLEWIESRLE, from the exons AtgtcttctcctcgtcaaaATGGCGTACAGACGTCTTGCGAGCCTTGCCGCAGGTCAAAATTACGCTGTGACTACTCTACTCCGACATGCCAGCGGTGTCTTCGCCGTGGAAAGTCAGACGTCTGTGTTTATCATCCCTCGCCTATGACTCGGAGCTGGTATTCTGATCCAGTCTCCTCGCCACATACGCCTGCAAGTTCAGACAACAATTGGGACAAGAAAATTCAATCGGTCCCACCACCTGGGTCCTCGAGACTGACGAGCTACTCTGGCGTGTCCagcgagatcgacgagcaTCTGAACGAGATCTTCGCGCCGCTGGCAACCTTGGAGCACGGTGGGACCGGCTCGAGTCCAAAGCAGGTTCAGCTGGGTGCACGGCTACTGCTGACCCTGTTTGGGAATCTGTCGTTCTACGAGACTATCACGGAAAATCGTTCAGACAATTCACCAGAAGGTTGTGTTGTCGGCCAACAGCTCGTTCGTATGATTTTCAGGGCCTTGAAAGATAACCACAAACTCCTGGCAAATGGCCAGGATGCAGAAGATCGGTACTATGAGAACCTGCTAGGGTGGTCCCAAAAATTATTTGCCGAGACCTCGCAGTCGATTGAAGTCGGTCCGTCGACAACACCGGAGGAATATCTTCGCTGTGTCTCCAATCGATGGGAAGGCATCGCGCTGGTTTTCTCCGTCGCGGGTCAAGGTGCCCTGCTGGAGAGAGAGTGGAAGTCTGTATCTCAGTCAGTAGCGGCTGCACCAGCCGATCAAAGATCACTGGGGGTATTTGCGGCCACTGCCAGCGATGCTTGTCTGCAACTTTGCGATGGCTCAGGTGTAATCCATGATCCGCTGGGTTGGCTGCTGTATCAGCATACCCATTTGCTAACTTTGATCTATGGTAACAATG ATTATCGGGCGTGGCGAGCACTGTCCCAATTGTCCACTGTGGTATTCTCTCTCGGGCTCAACCAGGCCAAAGTCAATGCGCGCATGCCCTTCTTTCTGGTGGAGCTCCGTAAACGCCTGATGGCTGGCGCCTATATCATGGATAAGCAGCTGGCTACTTGCCTGGGACGACCACCTCAGATCATCTGGAGGTACTGCGATGTGCAGCTTCCTCTGGATCTGCGTTACGACGAGATCCTTGCGGACCCTGCCACTCGAGATGCCGCCACCAACAGACTGGACGCGACCGGTTGGAACAGCCAAGGCATCATCCAAACGGCCCAGTGGATGCGAGTTTCTCTTCTAGTCAGCTCAATCAGAGAGCAAATCCTCGAATTGTCGCTGAGCCGCTGTGTTGATGACCTTGCCCGGAAGACTAA GCAAGTGTCTGATAACTCGCGCAAAACTTGGGATGAACTCCCCGGATTCCTTCGCTGGCGTCCTGGCAGTGCCAGCTCCGGCGACAGTGGCAGTCTTCTCATTCCTCTCTATCTGGACTTCCTTTAcaatgattttcttctcgcCCGGCTACTGGTCAAGCGCTTGCAGACCGAAGCGGACTCCTTGATCAATGTCTCACAGGCTATCTTGGGCACGGTTCTTGAGCTCATCGGGAGGGAGCTCGCATCGGGAACGGGCACATGCAGCATAGGATGGAAC GCGTCTTCATTTGGCATCCCCGCTGCGGGCGTTCTCGCCATCGAGCTGCTGCGCCAAAGGGACGGGTCATCACGGCCTACTCCATCGACGCTCCGACGGCCTGAAGCCATCCAGAACCTGAGCGTCTTTGCATCCTACCTTCAATTCGTCGTTTTCCCACATGAAGGAAATTACGAAATCTGCCAGCGTGCACGCCGCATCCTTGGCCGCATCCTCAACCAAATCTTATCACCCAATCCGCCCCCGTTTCCCTCTAGGTTACCTGCTGATGCGGTAGTGGCAGATTGGTTGAATGGGGAGTCGATCTTGCTGGACGATGGGACGAATCTCCTGGAGTGGATCGAGAGTCGACTTGAGTAG
- a CDS encoding glutamate decarboxylase, with the protein MVHISRVQKRPKGHRARKAEVTDYVYGTHFAAQDLPHHEMAEREMPAAVAYRLIKDELSLDGNPLLNLASFVTTYMEDEAQTLMADSMSKNFIDYEQYPQTANIQNRCINMIADLFHAPTADGAGVQDAIGTSTVGSSEGIMLAMLAMKKRWQNRRRAEGKDSTHPNIVMNSAVQVCWEKAARYFDVEEKYVYCTETRYVIDPEEAVDLVDENTIGICAILGTTYTGQYEDVKAINDLLIHKKIDCPIHVDAASGGFVAPFVNPDLKWDFQLPKVVSINVSGHKYGLVYPGVGWVFWRSAEYLPKELIFNVNYLGTEQATFTLNFSKGASNIIGQYYQLIRLGRHGYRSIMQNLTRTADHLATELQKLNFTIMSDGAGSGLPLVAYRLPPDENRLWDEYALAHVLRQRGWVIPAYTMAPHSNRLKMMRIVLREDFSMDRCDVLIEDMKMAMKSLEEMDRAMIEQYIRHSARQSLSGKPDHPVYPGETHSLQGKTGKTHAVC; encoded by the exons ATGGTGCACATCAGTCGAGTGCAAAAGCGCCCCAAAGGTCACCGTGCCAGAAAAGCCGAAGTGACCGACTATGTTTATGGCACCCACTTCGCAGCGCAAGACCTGCCGCACCATGAAATGGCAGAGCGCGAAATGCCAGCTGCCGTTGCGTACCGGTTGATCAAGGATGAATTAAGTCTTGACGGGAATCCATTACTGAA TCTAGCGAGCTTCGTCACCACCTACATG GAAGACGAAGCCCAAACCCTCATGGCCGATTCGATGAGCAAGAACTTCATCGATTACGAACAATACCCgcaaacagccaacatccaGAACCGCTGCATCAACATGATCGCGGACCTCTTTCACGCTCCGACTGCTGACGGGGCGGGCGTCCAAGACGCCATTGGAACATCCACCGTCGGATCCTCGGAGGGGATTATGTTAGCCATGctggcgatgaagaagaggtggcAGAACCGCCGCAGGGCCGAGGGCAAGGACAGCACGCACCCGAACATCGTGATGAATAGCGCGGTGCAGGTGTGCTGGGAGAAAGCAGCGCGGTATTTCGATGTCGAGGAGAAATATGTCTACTGCACGGAGACGCGGTATGTGATTGATCCGGAAGAAGCGGTCGACCTGGTGGACGAGAATACCATTGGCATTTGTGCGATCTTGGGGACCACGTACACGGGCCAGTACGAGGACGTCAAAGCCATCAACGACCTGTTGATCCACAAGAAGATCGATTGTCCGATCCATGTAGACGCCGCGAGCGGCGGGTTCGTCGCGCCGTTCGTGAACCCTGACCTAAAATGGGATTTTCAGCTGCCCAAAGTGGTGTCGATCAATGTATCCGGCCACAAGTACGGCCTG GTCTACCCCGGCGTCGGCTGGGTATTCTGGCGCTCAGCCGAGTACCTCCCTAAAGAACTCATCTTCAACGTCAACTACCTCGGCACCGAGCAAGCAACGTTTACGCTCAACTTCTCCAAGGGCGCCTCCAACATCATCGGCCAGTACTACCAGCTCATCCGGCTCGGCCGACACGGCTACCGCTCCATCATGCAGAACCTCACCCGCACCGCAGACCATCTCGCCACGGAGCTGCAGAAACTCAACTTCACCATCATGAGCGATGGGGCAGGCAGCGGCCTCCCACTCGTCGCCTACCGGCTCCCACCCGACGAGAATAGACTCTGGGATGAATATGCGCTGGCGCATGTCCTCCGCCAGCGCGGGTGGGTGATACCCGCGTACACGATGGCACCGCATAGCAACCGGCTCAAGATGATGCGGATCGTGCTCCGGGAGGACTTTAGTATGGATCGGTGTGATGTGTTAATTGAGGATATGAAGATGGCAATGAagtcgctggaggagatggatcgGGCGATGATCGAGCAGTATATTCG ACACTCTGCTCGCCAGTCGCTATCTGGGAAGCCCGATCATCCGGTTTACCCGGGCGAGACACATTCGCTTCAAGGGAAGACCGGAAAGACTCATGCGGTGTGTTGA
- a CDS encoding glycoside hydrolase family 71 protein, with translation MELWTLLGLLAAIRHVQAKAVFAHFMVANAINFTQETWANDIAAAQAAHIDAFALNLGYGLHNYDLILNDAFTVAHRHNFKMFLSFDMGQGPQWPVDEIVHLIDNYATGGAYFKHHDDKPLVSTFEGGQNADVWKDVRHNAQSDFFFIPDWSSLGIEAASSSPVVDGLMSWHAWPAGAHDMNTTLDEEYIAALDGRPYIMPVSPWFYTNLPVFHKNWAWRGDDLWFDRWQQVLELAPEYVEIITWNDYGESHYIGPMHEDDLGIFAVGDAPFNYAEGMPHDGWREFLPYVIDLYKSGGRNASFDQEGVVSWFRLNPGSACLSGKTTPGQLSVQGTNTTSPRTIMQDRIFYSALLESAADVTVSIGGASKTGSWSDTPSGQKGLYHGSVPIDGMTGEVQVTLSRSGQQIAQMKGEVITTDCRKNHGYNNWNAWVGSAMGETMTAEKTSSNDKENGSQRSRPVMALLLGLVLLAVA, from the exons ATGGAGCTGTGGACACTACTCGGGCTGTTGGCGGCCATCCGCCATGTGCAGGCGAAAGCCGTATTCGCCCATTTCATG GTAGCGAACGCGATCAACTTCACGCAAGAAACATGGGCCAACGACATCGCCGCCGCGCAGGCCGCGCACATCGACGCCTTCGCCCTGAACCTCGGCTACGGCCTGCACAACTACGACCTCATCCTCAATGACGCCTTCACCGTCGCCCACCGGCACAACTTCAAGATGTTCCTCTCCTTCGACATGGGCCAGGGCCCCCAATGGCCCGTCGACGAGATCGTCCACCTCATCGACAACTACGCCACCGGCGGCGCATACTTCAAGCATCACGACGACAAGCCGCTCGTCTCGACCTTCGAGGGCGGCCAGAACGCCGACGTCTGGAAGGACGTCAGGCATAATGCGCAGTCggacttcttcttcatccccGACTGGTCCTCGCTCGGGATCGAGGCCGCATCCAGCAGCCCCGTCGTCGACGGCCTGATGAGCTGGCATGCTTGGCCCGCCGGCGCACACGACATGAACACCACGCTGGACGAGGAGTACATCGCTGCGCTGGACGGGCGGCCGTACATCATGCCCGTCTCGCCGTGGTTCTACACGAACCTGCCGGTGTTCCACAAGAACTGGGCCTGGCGCGGGGACGACCTCTGGTTCGACCGCTGGCAGCAGGTGCTCGAACTGGCGCCCGAGTATGTGGAGATCATCACCTGGAACGACTACGGCGAGTCGCACTACATCGGCCCCATGCACGAGGACGACCTGGGGATTTTTGCGGTGGGGGATGCGCCCTTCAACTATGCCGAGGGGATGCCGCATGATGGCTGGCGGGAGTTTCTGCCGTATGTGATTGATTTGTACAAGAGCGGGGGGCGGAATGCGAGTTTCGACCAGGAGGGGGTGGTCTCGTGGTTCCGGCTCAATCCGGGCTCTGCGTGTCTGAGCGGGAAGACCACGCCGGGGCAGCTGAGTGTCCAAGGGACAAACACGACCAGCCCGAGGACCATCATGCAGGATAGGATCTTCTACTCGGCGTTGCTGGAGTCGGCGGCCGACGTGACGGTCAGTATTGGCGGGGCTAGCAAGACCGGCAGCTGGTCGGATACGCCCAGCGGCCAGAAAGGGCTGTATCATGGAAGTGTACCCATTGACGGGATGACGGGGGAGGTCCAGGTGACGCTATCGCGGTCTGGTCAGCAGATTGCCCAGATGAAGGGCGAGGTCATCACTACCGACTGCCGGAAGAATCATGGATATAACAACTGGAATGCGTGGGTGGGGAGTGCAATGGGCGAAACCATGACAGCTGAAAAGACTTCATCTAATGACAAGGAAAATGGCTCGCAGAGGTCTAGACCGGTGATGGCATTGTTGCTGGGCTTGGTCTTGTTGGCGGTGGCGTGA
- a CDS encoding FAD-dependent oxidoreductase gives MSPPRKAIIIGAGPAGILAALRLHEHNHISPTIYEIRSEPSTLGGAIGIPSNGLRLLHRLGLWDAVQGRGAETSTLSLHGIKGQVIGQMDMTSWSRQKTGFGYLRIRRTDLMDVLYEAARRADIPIHFGKRLTHIVEDDQTVTVAFSDGSSDHADLLLGSDGIHSTVRSIYVDPSMAPEYSGISNAYSLVPTSDLAIAAGSISGLNATLTTDGLLAVLPCTPGGELIYWFFSRELAMPASGDTRDGWEERGKEQVESIKSTVLDLIKETEGSWGSTMKEMIKHTETLQFFPVYRLPTDGKWWRGRCLLIGDAAHAMQPHASQGVSMALEDIFVLSNALVACPNILDEVFRLYEQKRRPRVNEMHRLAERNGGVRKKIGPWQLWLKELATSGILLVYSFFGLGRLGLGQKPLAYDVEEDMC, from the exons ATGAGCCCACCACGAAAG GCTATCATTATAGGGGCAGGTCCCGCGGGGATTCTGGCTGCGCTACGCCTACATGAGCACAACCACATCTCCCCTACGATCTATGAAATCCGCTCGGAGCCCAGTACCCTTGGAGGTGCAATCGGCATTCCTTCAAATGGGCTGAGATTGTTGCATCGGCTGGGTCTCTGGGATGCCGTGCAAGGCCGAGGGGCCGAAACTTCTACTCTGTCCTTGCATGGAATCAAGGGGCAAGTCATCGGCCAGATGGACATGACTTCATGGAGTCGACAGAAGACCGGATTCGGCTATTTACGGATCCGCAGGACGGACCTGATGGACGTCCTGTATGAGGCGGCTCGTCGAGCAGACATCCCCATCCACTTCGGCAAGCGCCTGACGCACATTGTGGAGGATGACCAAACCGTTACCGTTGCCTTTTCCGATGGCTCCAGTGACCACGCAGACCTTCTCCTAGGGAGTGATGGGATTCATTCGACAGTGCGCAGCATCTATGTCGACCCCAGCATGGCGCCTGAATACTCGGGCATATCAAATGCATATTCCCTGGTTCCCACTTCTGATCTAGCCATCGCGGCTGGGTCAATTAGTGGTCTGAACGCGACTCTCACCACGGATGGGCTTCTGGCCGTCTTGCCTTGCACCCCAGGCGGTGAGTTGATCTACTGGTTCTTTTCACGCGAGCTGGCCATGCCAGCTAGTGGTGACACACGCGATGGTTGGGAGGAACGTGGGAAAGAGCAAGTGGAAAGCATCAAATCCACCGTGCTCGATCTGATtaaagaaacagaaggatCATGGGGCAGCACCATGAAGGAAATGATTAAGCATACTGAGACGCTCCAGTTCTTTCCAGTCTACCGCCTCCCCACGGATGGCAAATGGTGGAGAGGGCGGTGTCTACTTATTGGGGATGCAGCGCACGCAATGCAACCACATGCCAGCCAGGGTGTTTCCATGGCGCTGGAAGATATATTCGTGTTATCGAATGCCCTTGTTGCTTGCCCAAATATCTTGGATGAGGTCTTCAGATTGTATGAGCAGAAGCGGCGGCCTCGTGTGAACGAGATGCACAGGTTGGCCGAACGCAATGGCGGcgtcaggaagaagatcggTCCGTGGCAGCTGTGGCTCAAGGAACTTGCAACTTCCGGGATTTTGTTGGTGTacagcttcttcggcctTGGCAGGTTAGGACTAGGCCAGAAGCCATTGGCCTACGATGTTGAGGAAGATATGTGCTAG
- a CDS encoding NO-inducible flavohemoprotein, which yields MSMKVFFRRGALSTLARRAPVTLRSLPRRGLTTQQKEIVKSTIPALQEHGVTITTLFYKRLLEAHPELKNIFNTAHQATGEQPAALAHAVWAYASNIDQPEALSTAVSRIGHKHASLGVLPEHYPIVGQHLLVSIKDVLGPAANEQVLNAWAAAYQELADMFINFEDELYKQNRKTPGGWNGWRKFFVSQKTAESEEIVSFYLTPVNKGALPKYHPGQFVSVRCYVPELGSYQPRQYSLSDIPNGEHFRISVKRESARDSRPAGRISNVLHESLPVGAELDVSMPFGDFVLDLNATTPAVLISGGVGLTPMMSMLKSIVSQQGQSRRVVFIHAARNGRVHAMKTDLNRIVAENPTVSRIVFYENATEDDTQGVDYDYTGRVDLTQIKDKAVLPDADYYICGPQPFMKAQSQSLEALGVAPDRIHMEVFGAPRD from the coding sequence ATGTCCATGAAGGTCTTCTTTCGTCGAGGAGCGCTTTCAACGCTCGCGCGACGCGCCCCTGTAACCCTACGGTCCCTCCCGCGGAGGGGGCTCACTACACAGCAAAAGGAGATCGTCAAGTCAACAATTCCCGCACTACAGGAGCATGGGGTCACTATCACCACCCTCTTCTACAAGCGGCTGCTTGAGGCGCATCCCGAGCTTAAAAACATTTTCAACACCGCCCATCAGGCAACTGGCGAGCAGCCGGCAGCCCTGGCGCATGCTGTGTGGGCGTACGCATCCAACATCGACCAGCCCGAGGCCTTGAGTACGGCGGTTTCTCGCATTGGCCATAAACATGCCAGTTTGGGTGTTCTGCCTGAGCATTATCCGATTGTCGGCCAGCATCTTCTCGTCTCAATCAAGGATGTCCTCGGACCCGCCGCCAACGAGCAAGTACTCAATGCGTGGGCGGCGGCCTACCAGGAGCTGGCCGACATGTTTATCAACTTCGAGGATGAACTCTACAAACAGAATCGCAAGACACCTGGGGGCTGGAACGGATGGCGGAAGTTCTTTGTCTCTCAGAAGACCGCCGAGAGCGAAGAAATCGTTTCCTTCTATCTGACCCCTGTCAATAAGGGCGCTCTGCCCAAATACCATCCCGGCCAGTTTGTGAGCGTACGATGCTATGTTCCCGAGCTAGGCTCCTATCAACCTCGCCAATATAGTTTGTCTGACATTCCGAACGGCGAACACTTCCGGATTTCAGTCAAGCGAGAGAGTGCGAGGGATTCGAGGCCAGCCGGTCGGATCTCGAATGTCCTCCACGAGTCACTGCCTGTTGGCGCGGAGCTGGACGTGAGCATGCCATTCGGTGACTTCGTGCTCGATCTGAACGCCACCACTCCAGCCGTGCTAATCAGCGGCGGCGTGGGCTTGACGCCCATGATGTCGATGTTAAAAAGCATCGTGAGCCAACAAGGCCAATCTCGGCGTGTTGTGTTTATCCATGCAGCCCGAAATGGTCGCGTCCACGCCATGAAAACCGATCTGAACCGGATCGTGGCTGAAAATCCGACCGTTAGCCGCATCGTCTTCTATGAAAATGCCACCGAAGATGATACCCAGGGTGTGGACTACGATTATACGGGGCGTGTGGATTTGACTCAGATCAAAGACAAGGCTGTTCTGCCGGATGCAGACTACTACATCTGCGGGCCGCAGCCTTTCATGAAGGCCCAGAGCCAGAGCTTGGAAGCTCTGGGCGTGGCTCCGGACCGCATCCACATGGAGGTTTTTGGCGCTCCGCGTGATTGA